GCCAATACACTTGCCTAAACCAAAAAGCAGGGAGTTTTTAGTTAGGCACTCAATAAttaatttaaacattttaaaatagcGCTATAAAGAAGTATATATTCTCAGGCCTTacaaaaaaataatacacaaatacaTATAGGTACACAAATACCAActattcagacattttacacgttTAACCGTCACCGCGAGGACGCGCACACGTGAATGTGCCCAATGATAAAAACATCCTCAGCACCATCACGCAACCCTTTGTCACAACAAGGAAGCGCTGCCACCAGTAAGACATGGAGCTTTTTAATGCCAAATGAACATTGGTTGGTGTTCTTAAACACTTAAAAACCACTCGTTTGCACTCATTAAGGCTAGATGTTATGACTAGGCAcaataaagaaagaaacaaaacatGTTGACAAAGCGTTGTTTCTGAGTTGTTTGCGTTGATATGTGTGGAATGTAATGTATTTATACTATGTGCGTGAATGGTTGTTACGCTAAACATGTGTCGACCCATGTTAACTAACAAAACCACAATGCACAATAAAAGGGTTAAAACTCACGTACTGCAGTTTATAAAGCCCATGAACCATCATAACAATGCGAGGAAAGTTTGAATGGGGGAAATGACAGTACATGCTTTCAATGGCGGCTGCCATAGCAGACGCCGTGATGGTGCGCTCATGGGTCGCATCATCACACAGAGACTTCAATGCacataaggctgctgggccatagaaggttcacgctgcacgctgcatgctgcacactacacactacacgcgtgtaaagaaaagtggacaaacgtagcatgacttgctctgggccatagaacggcgttcacgttgcacgctgcacacttcacgcgtgaagcgtgaaatgaacatgcacacttttttctaggcgtgaagatggaaattccagtcaatgcatgcggtcaccgccgcgccagccaatcagaacgggtctagggagataactctatgctttcaggggaaaacttcagaaaaaatataattgaatggtataattgaaaaatagttcttcatcgggattgtcaagcagattatagaatgttcggtgaaattcaccacgggtttctctcagaaggaagtgttctcggctccaaattctgttcctttttctcttcctctgtctcagtaaaagcagaatgaggcaatcgtcatcatccgaagagtccgtattgttggttactcggtcaaagtagaacagacgcaacacgtgaacatccaagcatgaagtttaatggcccagggtccggttcttcacgtgaacgtgtagcgtgcagcatgcagcgtgcagcgtgaaccttctatggcccagcagcctgcaCTATGGGGAAGCATACGAACGGATGAAAATGGGAGTACAATTGAGGAATTTATGGATGATCATGAACTAGTCTGTTTAAATGATGGAAGAGGCACCAGATTTGATGCAGTTCATGGAGCAGAATCAGCCATTGACTgtactacactgaaaaaaataaacCTGAGCAGGTGTAAATGTAACATAATTAAATCTGTGATGTTGACAATACAAAGTTAAATTTTTATCTTTACATTAATATATCTTGTTTTTAGATTTAAAAGTTTTGTTCAAAACAGGCAAcattacaattttttttcttaaaaagatGTATCCTCATAATCCCAGGCAATCTTCTTATGTTCACCCACACAACAAACAAAGCCCTTGTTGTAGCTACTGTTTTAATTTGATCGTGAAGTGGGAGGAGCTTCAAGTTCTAGAGTCTTCCTTTACCGGGCAAACAGAAGACGTTAGAGCTGAAGTGGAGCCGAGAGGAGCTGTGCGGAGCACCCCGACTGAACTTCAAGGTAAGAATGAAGTTAGCAAAGTAGCTGGTTAGATACTGGTTTGTTGttgttaagataaaaaaaaatgtataaaccGTAGGGTTTTCTAGTGACCTGAGGATAACATAAGCAACTGCTTTACACTCGTGGCAGTGTAACTGCTAACTCACGTTAGCAAGTGGCTGTAAAATAGTTGCGTCTAAATTGAAGCTAATGTTGACACGTTGTTATAAACGAAGGGCCGTGGTGTAGTTAGAAGATAAGGTTTACACAGGGCTGTAAACTAAGTGCTGTTGTGTAAATTTAAGCAAACGTTGGTGCGTGGCTAAAAAGTTATCCCGCCAAGTGTAAACCCGGTCTCATCGTGAACCGGTCTCATCGTGAACCTGTTGGTATGAGATGGAAATGAAGCAAACACTTACAACTAAAGGTCAAGCCATTGTCAAGTGTGTCGAGACTGATTTTAAAACAAGTGGAATCTAGTAAACTAAAGATCTTAATCTCATAAGAATGTGTGTACATGTGAGTGTAGACAAACACGGGGTAATTTTAATGATGGACAGtacagaaaaaaaatcctgaaactGCTGCATTGAAATGAATTATGGTTATACACTTACGCGAGCTTACCATTTAATTACACTGAAAAGGCACTTCTGTTGAATATGAAACTCTGTAAAATCCATTATTCACTTATAGTACCGGAGAATGCCTCCTGCTCTGTATACTGGTCACTGCACTTCAATACTAATCTTAAAAATTGAATGTTTATGCATCTCTTTGTAATAGGATGTAATTCAATTATTTGCATGCCAAAATTCAACATAACACGTTTTTTCCTTCTATAGAATCATCATGTCTGCCAGACTTCGAGTCATACTGCAAGAAGAAATCTGCAAGCTTTCCTTGCCCTTAGGTATCCCTCAGACTGTGGAGGAATTGAAGCATATCATGCAAGAGACATTCGCAATTGAACAAGAATTTAGTATACAGTTCCAGGACCAAGATTTTGATGGTCAGTTTTTCACTCTCCTTGAAACTAATGAAATCAAGGACAAAGACACTGTCAAGGTGGTTTTTGCTGAGCCAGTGGTCACCTTAACATTGGAGGATTCTTTGAATATTAAAGGACCCCAAGAGAGCTTTGATAGCAGTTGCACCGAGGAAGATGTTGGTTCCAGTTCCATTGCATCCAATGATACCATAATCCTCTCTTTTCCAGAGAGCACTTCCTCCCTGCGTTTGGTGTCTTGGCCAGCTCAGTTTGAGATACCTACCTTCTCCCTTGACACTGAGCTTGTTCTACAAGCTGCAAATGAAGCTTACCGAAAGGATGGCACCCCACTCAACAATCCTGCAGTAAAATCTGACATTTTGAACAAACTAGCAGAAAGTATCTTTGTCTATACTGCCTATCCCTCACAAGCCCAAAGGGAGCAGGTCGCTGAGGCCCTGGTTACAAAGCACCCGTGTTTGAGGGACCCAGCGTCCTTCAATGGCTTATATAGTTGGCACAACAGCCTGAAGTACAAGCTTGGCAATTACAGAGCAAAGGTGAGACACCTTGGACTACCAGAGCTAAATGTTAACTGTCTGAAGAGAAAATCCCCTGCAGATGGAACTCcagcaaaaagcttaaaaaaggcAAAGAAATCTGAGGTAAACTACCTCCCACCTCATCCTCAAGGTGAAACTGATGCAACCCTTGAAAAGGAGAGAGTGGAGCTTCTCTATGAGTACAAGAAGAGAGACAACAACAAAGTCATCAATGAGAAGATGGCAAAAACCTTCTCACTGCGTCGAAATGATGTAATCCTCAAGAAACCACCTGTGATTGATCTCAAAGCTCGATGGCCTGCCCTGTTTGAGGTTTCCCAGGTATGTTGAACATAACATTAATTGTCTTCTCTAATATAGGGTGCTTGTGGCAGTTTCAAATTGAATATCTATATGTTGAATTCATCATTGTTGCCTTGTTTGACAGTATCACTGCCCTTGTCCTGTAACCTATGTGACACTTTGCCAAGTAAAAGTCACATGTCCTCCTGTTCAAAACTTATTGTTAAGAATGCTTTTGTTACTCCCTATGGCACCAGTGAGTTGTAAGTGGCATAGCTGGAGGTAGAGGTTTAGTGCTGACATATACAAGGTTCCTTGTGTCTGCGTCAAAGGGAGCCCTTGCTTTTCAGCTTGGCTTAAGCTAAAACTAAAAATCTACAAAAAACCATGCTGACTTAAATACTTGTAAAGACTAAAAAGCAGAATGTTTATTTTATGAAGCTGTGAGAATGAAGTCAAAAGTGTACTTACCTGCTCACCTCTTATGGAGAAAATGAGGAGTATTCTTACCTGATGAAGCTGTGAGGTGGGGAAAAAAGTTAATTACCTGTGGAATAGCAACCACTCCCTTGTTACAGAGAGCACTCACTATTGAGTGTTGCATATACTGAAATCAAGCGGctaattaaggccctgtccacacggcaacggattcaggtgactccgatacaattgcttatcgtttaggcctggcgtccacacggcaccggcgttttgggtgcccaaaacgcaatctttttgagaacgggttccagagtggaaagatctggcaacgttgccgttgtgaagtcgtctggatgagtagaacggatttgtttatgatgacgtcacaaccacatgactgtgagtgcttcacgccgggtagaagtgtaacgaatatcaccaggaaaaagccttacagagcactagtgagagtgaaacacgagcttggatattattattattattattattattattattattattatgttcagtgttagttcacagtagtaatgcaagaagcagaatagtgacagtaatagtgaagcaaaaacatgcaattgtacaaacactgcagctctacagcaaaatattcatttatgaaatggtctgattcttaacaccagtagtgccaatgatctcattgcgatgcgagttgtcaacaaatcctataacttggttcatgaaacgcgcttacaaaatattttcactgtgaatgagcaattccagcgttatggatgtgacatttggactcaaaatggcaacaactgacctagttaatttttattcctttccagtattttaaaatttgttgtatatttttaagacctctcatattggagaagtcatgggaaaaaacgaattcccatagtacatttagaactctagaaaatgccaaaaaagacatgcgttatggatgtgacggaaaaaataccccatttccagggtgactacatatattcatcaaactctgtgaaattgcaaacataatatccaaatgcaggcatgcatttaataaaggagtcttagctgaaaataaaaaaagcctttgtttaaaatattttctatttcaagcagaatctaggaagaaaaaatcagcgttatggatgtgacataattccgttatggatgtgacgcatctgaaatagacatggcatatgtttagaaaatcagcaatttaaccaccataaccctttgaaaaactctctaaatatcagctaaaactatcaaagttctttaaataatatttaggatggctattgttttgctgttttgtggattttagcatacatttctgtggcttgtggcaataatatagaattgtacatgatcaaagttgattttagcttgggttttacattacaagaaagaaagactgacagtgacattaggttggttacaaattggttcaacttattcacatctgtaaaatacaggcctaggtgagatctctgggagtggttttgatgtattacatgttgctttatttttgcatggtgaggttgacatttacatggaattgcccgaatacttattgtgtaatggtgcaatcccgccagcaaaaatagggaaaaaaaggagcgatctcacctcttcagatgttgatttaagtccgacaatacattcctcaaaaagggcgtagaggagcaaattaatccaatttattccggaccattaaagacgccgccttccgcgtagaatcatacgtcatcctcgccgccatattggagaggtcaaagcggagaataaagattcatgtgctgcctttaactgtaccaacaggtttaccgtccaaacgagatcacatgggattacctttcacgggtgagaaacaaattaatccatcaatgtgtagtattcaatttattccggaccattaaagacgccgccttccacgtagaatcatgcgtcatcctcgccgccatattggagaggtcaaagtggagaataaagattagctgcctttaactgtaccaacaggtttgccgtccaaacgagatcacatgggattacctttcacaggtgagactggaaaaatacttttcattgtatttggtcattataatgtaattttacaaacagattttcctgactttgtggctaatatgaagtcttgcgcattatgcgcatgcgtccttacttctattgttctggtgtctccgaagggaccgtcttgcagcgcccctagaggtgtggcatgtgttatGCCCACTTGGCTCAAAGCGGAGATAACATAGAGGAGACCACACCGAACGTAACGTTATACTATGATCATTTATTAAAAGAGATTCAAACCCAGTCAGTAAATGTAAGCTACTCAAATGTGTAGTGACAGTCAGCTTCATGCAGTGTAGTGCATAAAAAGataaagggagagggagagagagagaaaaaaaaagaggctgcAGCCAGCCCTCATAGCCCCAGGGCCAGAGCAGCCAAGCCAGAGCAAGAATCAGACCGACAGACCTGGAGGAGGTGCTTTTAAACGCCTCCACCCAACTACCAATCAGCTGGCCTATTGGCCACCATGGCCAGCCAGCCAAGTTGATCAGCTCCCCCTGCAGCCTGGGAGCTGGAAGACCGGGCAACTCATGCTAATATGTAGGAGGAATGAGGCAGCCATAGCACAGCAGAGCCGGGCGCAACATCACTCCCCCCATAAGACAGACACCCATGCCTGGGTTCTGACAGGGACCACACGCAATCCTAACCccaacatacaaacacacacttgattaaaacattaaaaaacattACAGTACATTAGACACAGTTATCCTGAAAGCCATTAACTACATGCATACACAtactcacacacccacactccACCACCCCaacagtgtgtcccccccccatcCATAcagtccttcaccacatccacccAGCTAAACCTGGCGCCTAGACAGCCAAGTGAGAAGAGGTGAAGACGATACCGAAGGAGGACACCTCTTGAGCCCTAGGAGACAACGGAACCTGGTAATAACCTTTAAGTAAATCAAATTTACTAACAAAACGTGCTGCACCAACTTGATCGATACAATCTTCCATTCTAGGCAACGGGTAAGAGTCTGGTTTCGTCACCGCATTCACTTTCCTGTAATCAGTACAGAATCTAAAGGTGTTGTCTGATTTCTTAACGAGCAAACACGGGGACGACCAACTAGAGTACGATGGCTTAGCTAGCCCATTATCAAGTAGATACTGGACACTCTCATCTAAACTCTGACGCTTGTCGGGTGCCACGCGATAGAATCTCTGTCGTATAGGTGTTGCATCTCCGACATCAATGTCATGCTCCATCAAGTTGGTGCAAGACAGTATATctgaaaacaaacaagaaaattcCAAAATCAAAACTTTTAATTCCTCCCGCCTATGTAATTCCAAATGACTGAAAAAAACATCCAGGTCAGCTAAAGTTTCAAAGTTATTCAAACGTGCATGCAAAATCGCGtcatcaggagagcgcacaccatcCTCCCCTACCACCGGAGCCTGAGGAGCGCACTCCACCGCAGCGAAACCAACAGCTTTAACCTCAGCCTTCCTCTCCACCTGAGCTGAAGAGAAATATGGCTTTAAAAGGTGAATGTGACACAGTTGCGTATTTCTCCTACGCTCAGGAGTAGCGACAACATAGTTTACATCGGAAACCTGCCGAACGACTGTATATGGACCAGAATATTTGGCAACGAATGGAGAACCCGGAAAGGGTAACAGCGCGAGAACCTGATCCCCAGGGCTGAAGACACGCACCTCAGCCTTGCGATcatagttgtgtttcattttctttTGCGCGTCAGTCAAATTTTCGCTGGCTTTTTGCCACGCCAGAAACAGTCTGCGCCTGAAGCCCAGAACGTAACTGGCCAAATTCTCAGGAGGATCCGATGTATCCAAATCATCTGccaacacagacaaggaagttcgCACCTTGTGGCCGAACACCAGTTCATTGGGACTAAAGCCGGTGCTTTCCTGCACCACATCTCGCGCAGCCATTAGTAACCACGGTAAACCGTCCTCCCACTCACGTTTCATCTCCACGCAATACGCGCGGAGAAGAGACTTGAGTGTGGCATGAAAACGTTCGAGCGCGCCTTGGCTCTGCGCATGATATGCAGAGCTGAAATTGTGTTGTATTTTCAACTGCTTGAGCGCAGCAGCAAACGTCCTTGAAGTGAAATTCGAGCCGCGATCACTTTGAATGACTTTAGGTAGCCCAAAGATTGAAATGAACTGAGTCAAACTCTTAACAACAGATTTTGTTGAAATGGTTCGAAGCGCATAAGCAGCGGGATACCTGGTGGCTTGGCACATTACCGTGAACAACTGAACACAGCCAGATTTTGAGGGGGGCAAAGGACCTACACAATCGATGATAAGATGTTCAAAGGGAGTGCCCACCGACACTATAGGTTGTAATGGAGCCGGTTTAATGACAGTGTCagattttcctgcaatctgacagACATGACACGACTTCACAAACCGCGCAACATCCCTTTTAATGCGTGGCCAGAAAAAGTACTGCAACACACGATTGTAAGTCTTTTTGACCCCGAAATGACCAGAAATGTCCCCATGCGCAGTAGCCAACACTTTGTCCCGACATTCCTCAGGCATCACCACCTGCACGACCTGACCTGCCACATCAGTGTCAGCAGTAGGCGACCACCTACGAAGTaacaaatcattctgcaaaaaatAACCATGACCCGTATTATCCTTATCAGCAACCAGATCAAAATATTTCTGCAACCCCTGATCGTGTTTTTGGGCCACAACAATGTCATCACGAGACAATGACGCCGGAAGTTCAGGAATGAAAAGTCGAGCTAAAGTGGTTTTAGATTCATCAGACggttgcgcagcttcccgacgcgCCATGGCGCGCGTCACAGCGCACGCTGGAAAAACCTCTGGAAAATCTGAACCACACTTAACTAGCTCAGCTGATGGTGAAACTTTGGTTCTAACCACTGGCAGCGGCACAACCTGCTCGGGAAAAACACAATCACGAGCCAGATTGTTTCCCACAATGAGGTCTATTCCATCTATGGGCAAAGATGGACGCACAGCCATGGTTACTTCGCCATTCACAAAACCAGAAAATAATTGCATTCTATGCAACGGCACTGGAAAAGCCTGCAGCCCAATTCCCCGAATTAACACAACGTTCCCCGTGTCTGAAGTAGACGAGAAAGGCAGGACTGATTGACATATAAAGCTCTCAGACGCCCCAGTATCGCGCAGGATCTTTACCGGAACACGGCGAGTGTCACCAACCAGCGAGACAAAACCCTCTGTGACAAACGGAGCATAGTCCGTCATATCGGCCACAGTTGTTTTGTCACGCTCATCACACTGCCCCTTTACACCACTTTTGAACTCGTTCGATACAGCACAAGACGTCTGATCAGATTTTCCTGGAACGAACGAACGCCCATCAATTTTTACCACCCCCTTGCACTGACGCGTAGCACAGATAGAAGATGCGCAAAGCCCCACTTTACCACGCTCATTCTTCTTTCTACGTTCGTTCAACATTTTCGCACAGTTTCTTTTGAAATGACCTGGCTCCAGACAGAAATGACAAACAGGCCAATTTTCTGCGTTACGATTTTGTGTTTGATCAGAATTTGTTGGAGTGGCTAAATCAGACATAGATGGTACAGCATTAAAGTAGTTAAAGCGCTGCCCCCCGCGGTTATACCCTTGCCGTGGCACAAAATCACGCACCTGATTCTTATGAGTAAGAGCAAACCCATCTGCGAGAGCAGCAGCCTCCGACGCTATTTTTACTGGATGTTCATTAACATAAGTGCACATACGATCAGGCAACAGATTTTTAAATTGCTCCAAAATCATTAAGTCGCGCAATGCCTCAAATGACTCAACACCTTCAGCTACAAGCCAACGGTTGAAAAAACTAGACAAATCTCTAGCCAGTTCGGCATGTGTATGCTTATCAGATTTTTTCCATGAACGAAATCGTTGTCTGTAAGCTTCGGGAATTAATTCATAACACTTCAACACTGCCTCCTTAACCGATTTATAGCTCTTCCTTTCGGAAGGCAACAGAGCAATAAAAGCTTGTTGCGAACGCCCAATCAGAGCTGTCTGTAATAGTAACACTTTCTCTTCATCACTCCACTCCTGATCAAGAGCCACATTCTCGAACAAAGAGAAAAACACATCAGGATCTCTTTCATCAAATTTAGGAAGGAATTTAACCATATGGGCCAGGCCCGATGGCGAGGAGACCTTAAGCTTCTCTCGCTCCACTACACGGACCTGATCTAAACGTCTCAACTCCAACTGACGATCCTTTTCTCTTTCATTAGCCTCCAATCGTTTTTGTTCCATTAACAAGCTATGTTGCATTTGCAGCAATTCTTTTTGTTGCTCGAAAGATAATTTGCTAGATTGCCCCGATTGCATTACTGGACTCGAAGGACTTTTCAATAAAGACGCCCCCTGACTCGTCTGCTCCTGTGGCTTGGTACCAGGCAATACGTCCTTCTCCTTCAAGCGCTCAGAAATAAATGTAGCAAGTTCATCTTTCTTTGCTGATTTAGGCAACATTACTTCGATCCCATAATGGTCGGCTACACTATTCAACTGTTCTTTAGTTAAAGCCGCAAATAACGCCTCAGATGGGGACGCAACGAAAGCATCAAACACGCTCATTTTCTAATGCTAATTTGACAACACTCaacgatcaaaaaaaaaaaaaaagcgcaacaaacaGAAACACACGTTGCCTTTCAGGTTAACTTAACCAACCAAACACGATAAACTACAGGCAAAGTGATCTGTAATACACGCAACAAAATAACAGCAGAGCTCCCCCCAAACATTTACCCACCACTAGACTAACCTATCTTCACACTGAGCCCAAGAACCGAGGATCAGCGAACCAAAAGGATTCACTCACCTATACCGCTGGAGCCAAGCTGTCCCGTTAATCGATCCAGCACGGAGATCCACGGCGGTGCCCAAGGTCCAGGCTCCAGTGACATTACGGCCTACCCAAGCGCCGAAACGCTCTAGAATGGGGATGGCTAGGCTCTGCACGCTGATACCCTGTTACGGGATCACAAATACACttcgcaaaaaaaaacaaaataaacaaaactggTTGGACTAAATGCTCTATTCTGCTCAACTCTTCCCCGATCAAACATGTATAACGTTACACTTACGATGTAaatccccccaaaacaaacactgTAAGAAGCCGGCAGGCCAAACATACGTCTCCTTCATTCACAAAACTTGAGACCAATGACGTCGCTCTACACACCTCACGCTCTACCAATAGCAATGAGAGCAGCCTAGTCAAAACatatgctggttcacaactctagGGAACTACATACAGTATCTTTTTAAACAACGAAAACGTCAGGAACAAAGACGGCTCGAGCCCCCATATGTTATGCCCACTTGGCTCAAAGCGGAGATAACATAGAGGAGACCACACCGAACGTAACGTTATACTATGATCATTTATTAAAAGAGATTCAAACCCAGTCAGTAAATGTAAGCTACTCAAATGTGTAGTGACAGTCAGCTTCATGCAGTGTAGTGCATAAAAAgataaagggagagagagaggaaaaaaaagaggcTGCAGCCAGCCCTCGTAGCCCCAGGGCCAGAGCAGCCAAGCCAGAGCAAGAATCAGACCGACAGACCTGGAGGAGGTGCTTTTAAACGCCTCCACCCAACTACCAATCAGCTGGCCTATTGGCCACCATGGCCAGCCAGCCAAGTTGATCAGCTCCCCCTGCAGCCTGGGAGCTGGAAGACCGGGCAACTCATGCTAATATGTAGGAGGAATGAGGCAGCCATAGCACAGCAGAGCCGGGCGCAacacatgtgtattgcatcgttttcagcaagcgttgcgttgccatatggacctgatattttactgattgttgcccatttggacgcgatatatttttaaataacatctcgttgctgttgtcgtgtggatgtagcctaagataaGCACAAATCATGTGCTTTAAC
This Neoarius graeffei isolate fNeoGra1 chromosome 3, fNeoGra1.pri, whole genome shotgun sequence DNA region includes the following protein-coding sequences:
- the LOC132882867 gene encoding uncharacterized protein LOC132882867 isoform X1 translates to MSARLRVILQEEICKLSLPLGIPQTVEELKHIMQETFAIEQEFSIQFQDQDFDGQFFTLLETNEIKDKDTVKVVFAEPVVTLTLEDSLNIKGPQESFDSSCTEEDVGSSSIASNDTIILSFPESTSSLRLVSWPAQFEIPTFSLDTELVLQAANEAYRKDGTPLNNPAVKSDILNKLAESIFVYTAYPSQAQREQVAEALVTKHPCLRDPASFNGLYSWHNSLKYKLGNYRAKVRHLGLPELNVNCLKRKSPADGTPAKSLKKAKKSEVNYLPPHPQGETDATLEKERVELLYEYKKRDNNKVINEKMAKTFSLRRNDVILKKPPVIDLKARWPALFEVSQIEEEFRRITLKPLQSTFLGKLDQYMPKLLSLYRRKGGATGKKLDETTDLTTALSSEERL
- the LOC132882867 gene encoding uncharacterized protein LOC132882867 isoform X2, with amino-acid sequence MSARLRVILQEEICKLSLPLGIPQTVEELKHIMQETFAIEQEFSIQFQDQDFDGQFFTLLETNEIKDKDTVKVVFAEPVVTLTLEDSLNIKGPQESFDSSCTEEDVGSSSIASNDTIILSFPESTSSLRLVSWPAQFEIPTFSLDTELVLQAANEAYRKDGTPLNNPAVKSDILNKLAESIFVYTAYPSQAQREQVAEALVTKHPCLRDPASFNGLYSWHNSLKYKLGNYRAKVRHLGLPELNVNCLKRKSPADGTPAKSLKKAKKSEVNYLPPHPQGETDATLEKERVELLYEYKKRDNNKVINEKMAKTFSLRRNDVILKKPPVIDLKARWPALFEVSQIEEEFRRITLKPLQSTFLGKLDQYMPKLLSLYRRKGGATGKKLDETTDLLNES